The following are encoded together in the Thunnus maccoyii chromosome 18, fThuMac1.1, whole genome shotgun sequence genome:
- the cbx7a gene encoding chromobox homolog 7a has product MELSSIGDQVFAVESITKKRVRKGNVEYLLKWQGWPPKYSTWEPEDNILDPRLVLAYEENQEKVRALAYRRKGLRPRRLVLRNIFAMDLRSAHKVPDKPPPRLRLSLTRSMSTDVDQGERGSMYCRQARRRSKYRASKRGPDGPSNKPIRPPRKKEESMEEDWGGTSEEEKQESESTTEERREDSLYGQSECSSPPLLERQDLEMEVEEKVEADLTAVGTEIWTDRAGGGTSEIRLNQTFACDQSKDSASVPEAGQGDVVTVGNRSEWDRGEAGVASGSECLSHRSEGGVCQRNNTTSVIVSVQESSETAGDTTAVCSAAEARREEVRGDNQSVTMTTPGSQTDPAEAEHPGKVIVTEVTINSLTVTFKEATVAEGFFKGY; this is encoded by the exons ATGGAGCTGTCATCAATAGGAGACCAAGTGTTTGCAGTGGAGTCAATAACAAAGAAGAGAGTCAGAAAG ggTAATGTGGAGTATCTACTGAAATGGCAGGGATGGCCCCCAAA GTACAGTACTTGGGAACCAGAGGACAATATTTTGGACCCTCGCCTGGTCCTGGCCTACGAAGAGAA TCAGGAGAAGGTCAGAGCTCTGGCCTATCGCAGGAAAGGACTCAGACCCAGGAGGCTCGTCCTGCGG AACATCTTTGCCATGGACCTCCGCAGTGCCCACAAGGTCCCGGACAAGCCTCCGCCCCGGCTACGCCTCTCCCTCACCCGCTCCATGAGCACAGATGTGGACCAGGGCGAGCGGGGCAGCATGTACTGTCGTCAAGCCAGAAGGAGGAGCAAGTATAGGGCGTCCAAACGAGGGCCAGATGGACCCTCAAACAAACCCATCCGTCCACCCAGGAAGAAGGAGGAGTCCATGGAGGAGGACTGGGGCGGCACCAGCGAAGAAGAGAAGCAGGAGTCTGAAAGCACCACTGAGGAGAGACGTGAAGACAGTTTATACG GTCAGTCCGAGTGCAGTTCCCCTCCCCTGCTGGAGCGACAGGACTTggagatggaggtggaggagaaggtGGAGGCCGACCTGACAGCAGTAGGCACAGAGATATGGACTGACAGAGCAGGCGGAGGGACGTCCGAAATAAGACTCAACCAAACATTTGCGTGCGACCAATCAAAGGACAGCGCCTCAGTGCCTGAGGCCGGACAAGGGGATGTTGTTACTGTGGGCAACAGGTCAGAGTGGGACAGAGGTGAGGCGGGTGTGGCGTCAGGGTCGGAGTGTCTGAGTCACAGATCAGAGGGAGGCGTTTGTCAGAGAAACAACACAACCTCGGTGATAGTGAGCGTTCAGGAGAGCAGCGAGACAGCAGGTGACACCACCGCTGTCTGCTCGGCTGCAGAAGCACGGAGGGAGGAAGTGAGAGGCGACAATCAGAGCGTTACTATGACAACACCAGGCAGTCAGACTGATCCCGCTGAAGCAGAGCATCCTGGGAAGGTGATTGTGACAGAAGTGACTATCAACTCCTTGACGGTGACTTTTAAAGAAGCCACGGTGGCTGAAGGCTTCTTTAAGGGCTACTGA